AAAAATTATCACCCCGGCGGTCGCTGCGGAAAGCAACGGTCCGCAGCGGAAAACAACCCAGCGCATCTGTCGCTATTTATATCAACTGCGAATTAGATCCGACTATTTAAAAATTAACGTTTTAAACTGGCTACCCTGTGATTGTTCGTCTTTGACTCAAATATTTTAATTATGTCCCAGCCTTTTACGCTAAACATATTTTCGTTTATACTTCCTTAAAGTATAGAACAAATCCACTTGACTACTATTTCCAACTGGTATAAAGTATGAAAAAAGAAGTTAACAGAATACAAACTAATTTTATAGCTTCAGCTTATCAAGAGAGGTATAGGGACTGGCCCGATGACACCTCAGCAACCAGCCAATTATGGCACGGTGCTAATTCCACCAGGTACTAGTTACCGGCAGATAAGAAGAATGATTATCCACTAAGGGCCTTCTTCTTTATAGAGGGCCCTTATTATATTTTTCTTCTGTCAAAAAATCACACAAAGAAAGTGGGAATGATGAATGGTACAATCACAGCAATCCGAGCCAAAAACAAACCATGTAGTAGCGCCATTTCGTGGTGATCATGTAGGGAGCTTGTTACGATCCGACCGAATTAAATGGGCACGAATCCAAAAAATAACTGGAGAATTAACTTCTGATGAATTGCGTCTGATTGAAGATGCTGAAATCACAAGAATTGTAGAAAAACAAAAGGAAGTTGGATTACAGGCTGTAACAGATGGGGAGTTCCGCAGGGCCTGGTGGCATTTTGACTTTCTGGAAAACCTGGAAGGTGTAGAAGGCTATGAATCAGATAGCGGCATTCAGTTCCATGGAACAAAAACAAAAGCGCATGCAATAAAAGTAACAGGCAAAATCAACTTTCACAACCATCCAATGCTGGAACATTATAAATTCCTTCATAATATTGCAGGTTCCCATACAGCTAAGATGACTATCCCAAGCCCAAATATGCTTTATTTTCGAGGGGATTTTGAAAATGACTTGTATGACGACCAAGACCTGCTGTTACGGGATTTAACCCAAGCGTACCAAAAGGCGATTCAAGCCTTCTATGATGCAGGCTGCCGCTACTTACAATTGGATGATACCTCATGGTCTCTGTTCTTCTCGGAGCATGGTCATGAACAAATTCGGGCAAAAGGACAGGAACCAGAGCAACTGCAGCAGTTCTTTGCCAAATTAATTAATACGTCAATTGCTAAAAAACCAGCTGACATGCGGATAACCATGCATATTTGCCGTGGTAATTTTAAATCAACGTATGCAGCTTCTGGAGGTTATGACGCCGTTTCAGAAACATTGTTTGATGGGCTGGATGTAGATGGGTTATTCCTTGAGTATGACGATGAACGTTCAGGCGGGTTTGAACCGCTCCGCTATGTGAAACGCCCCGACTTGCAACTAGTCCTAGGCCTAGTCACATCTAAATTCGGTGAGCTAGAAGATCCTGAATTAGTTAAACGAAGGATTGATAAAGCAGCAAGTTTTGTGAATATAAATCAACTGTGTTTAAGCCCGCAGTGTGGCTTTGCATCGACTGAGGAAGGAAATATTTTATCCGAAAAAGAACAATGGGAAAAACTTAGACATGTTGTTACCATTGCCAATGAAGTTTGGAAGTAGGTTTAAATAAAAAAGTGAAGAGCCCACCACCCTTCACTTTTTATAAATTTATCTCTCACTTGGATCATATTCATCATACATTAGCCTGGTAACTTTTGTAGATTCACCATTCTCAATTTCAGCCTGTGTTGCTTTTTTATCAAGAGCATCTTCAGGAGCACCTGGAGCAACAACACTGTCGTCTATTTGTGACTTCCTTTTCTTTTGATCCATCTATAATCCCTCCTATAACCTTATTTTGCCTAAAAAAGGAGGAATTATCATTTATTCCTTATCATCTGTATGATTGGGATCGATGACCCTAAGTGGCCGCATCATGTCATAATCCTCATGCTCCAATATATGACAGTGCCATACGTAATCACCAGTATATGGGGTGAATTTCGCAATAACCCGTGTAATCTGGGCTGACGGTGCTGGTACAGTGTCTTTCCAACCGCGTTCATTTGGTTCCGGTGGCCTTGATGGGCCAGTATAAACGATTCTTCCGTCCTTGTTATATAGATCTAAATCAAATGGACGGCGGTCTAATATTTGAAATTGGATCAAATGAATATGAATTGGATGGGTAAATCCAGTAATGTTCATCAATGTCCAGATTTCCGTTGCACCAAGATTAGGTTTCTCCGTGACAGGATCCATCCATTTTTTATTATCCAGTAACAATAATGGACGGTTGTATTTATCGGTTGAACCGACTAGTTTCAAATTTCGAATTGCATCAATCTTGTTCTGCTTTAGTGAAGGAATACGGGATAGATTATGAGGAATGTTGCTATCATCCCTTTCCTCCATCGGCAAACTCACGTCAAATTGCATCACTTCATCTGTTTCATCTTCTGGATCCGCATTTGGTCCCAGATTGTTTTTTAAAATTACCTTCATACCTTCATACTTTGAGAAATCTAGAATGACATCGACCCGTTCCGCTGGCTCAATTGTCAATTTATTAATTTTCACTGTTTTTTTCAATAAACCTCCATCTGAGCCTATTTGATAAAAAGGCTGATTTGAATCAAGATACAGCTGATAGGCCCGGGTATTTGATGCGTTTAAAATGCGAAAGCGATATTTACGTGGTTCAACTTCAAAATATGGCCATACTTTTCCATTCACGATTATTTTATCACCAAGAAAGAATGGTGTAATTGAGGGGTTAGGTAAGTTATCTGCTGGATCTGCTGGTTGTCTTGGATATGACAGGGACCCATCATCATTGAATGAACGATCCTGAATCACGAGGGGGATTTCATATTTTCCTTTTGGTAATTTCAATAATTTTTCCTGTTCGTTGCGGATTATATATGCACCGGCGAGTCCTGCATACATATTTAATCTTGTAATCCCCATGGAGTGATCATGGTACCAAAGCATTGTGGCCCGCTGCCTGTTCGGATATTCATAAACCTCCCTTTTAAAAAATGGTCCCACTTTTTTAAAGTCTTTTGTAAACCAAGCCTCTGGATAACCATCACTTGCTGATTTGGTCTCGCTGCCATGCAAATGAGTAACTGTCCGTACTTCCGGATGTTGTGCTACTTCGTGAATGGACCGATCAACTGGAAGGATATGTCTTGATGGCAAATTATTCATCCATTTCACCTGTATTGGTTCGCCCTGTTTGACATCAAATGTAGGTCCCGGGAACTGGCGATTGTATCCCCATAACCGCGTTGGCCTTAAGTCCCTATGCAACTTTTGCTTAAACTCTTCCATTCGCACCTCGTAATAAGATCCTTTTTTATTTTTCCGTTTCGGCTTAATGATATCCATGATCGGTAACCGATCAACAAACTTTGTAAGTTTCATATTGCCCACTCCTGTATAATATAGGTATTTATACAGTAGATGACAGAAAGACCATTTATGAACGGGCGGAATAACTATAATTTACACTTTATTGTGAAAACCTTAGTAAAAGGGTCATGCTTCCATTAAGTTGATAACCCATGGATGCATGACCCTGTCTACGTTACTTTTCAATCTCGGCTACCTTCACAACGGCTTTGCCTATGTTTGCTCCTTTGAATAAATCAAGAAATGCATCAATCGTATGTTCAAACCCATCTGTAACTGTTTCTTCATATTGTAACTTTCCTTCTTGCAGCCATCCTGCCAATGCTTCTGCTCCTTCTTGAAACCTGGATGAATAATCACCAACCGTGAAGCCTTTCATCAATGAGCTCGTTTTAATTAAATAGCTTTGTACACGAAGGCCAATATCAGCTTCCTTGTTATTGTAGGTGGAAATAGCCCCGCAAACAGGAATGCGCGCAAACTTATTCAAAAGCGGTAATACGGCGTCACCTATTTCTCCGCCAACATTTTCATAATAAACATCTATCCCATTTGGGCATGCTTTTTTCAATGCCTCTTTAACATTTTCTGTTTTATAATTAATCGCTGCATCAAATCCTAATTTGTTTATCAGGTAATTTACTTTCTCATCCGAACCGGCAATTCCTACTACCCGAGTACCTTTAATTTTTGCTAATTGACCGACCATTGAACCAACCGCACCTGCAGCCCCAGACACAACAACCGTTTCGCCTTCTTTGGGCTGACCGATTTCCAGTAATCCAAAGTAAGCGGTTAAGCCTGTCAGTCCTAATACACTTAAGTATGCGGAGGCAGGTGCAATGGTAGCATCAACCTTTCGAATTTCGGATTCCCCTGCAACTGAATACTGCTGCCATCCCAGCATACCCGTGACAATATCATTTTTTTCAAATCGTGTGGATTTTGATTCAACCACCTGCCCAATAACACCGCTTGAAATGACTGTATTGAGTTCAAACGGCGGAACATAAGATTTCACATCGTTCATGCGCCCCCGTAAATATGGGTCTACGGATATATATACTGTTCGGACAAGCACTTCACCTTTAACAGGTTCTCCAATGGGTACCTGGGCAAATTCAAAATCCTTTTCTGTTGGTATTCCTACTGGTCTTTTTACAAGTTTAATTTGTTGCTGCAAACTATCTCATCCTCTCTATTTATATACCAAATATACAGGTATTTGTGGTAATCATCCAACGTTTAAATTATTCGAAACAACGGAAGGCAACGGTCCGCAGCGGAAAACAAACCAGCGCATACTTCGCAGCAGTCTATAGACAATTAGCAGTAAAGTTTACAAAAGCAGCAAAAAAAATATCCGAACTACTACAAAATCTAATTAAAGAATTTTGAATCATAGTTCGGATTTCTCTCCGGCTAAAACTTTTTTAAGCCTCTATTATTGTCTAGCCTTTACCATTTTGGGACGAGAACTTTTTATAAAGAAGGACATCACGAGACCAATAATGGCAAAAATACCTGCAACGATAAAGGATACATTAACACCATGAACCATTCCTTTTACACCTTCGTTAAGGTCAAAGTTATTTGTCATAACGGTTACGAGCAAGGCTGTTCCGACCGCACCAGCTACTTGACGCATTGTATTGTTCATAGCTGTACCATGTGGTATTAAATCCTGTGGAAGCTGATTCAATCCAGCTGTTGTGACTGGCATCATTACCATCGCTATGCCAAACATCCTGACGGCATTAACCACTGCCAAGTACGTAAATGTTGTCTCGGCCGTAAGATTAGTAAACATGAATGTTGTGATGACTACGATACTTAACCCAATGATACACAGCCATCTGGCACCAAACTTATCGAACAGCCTTCCAGTGATAGGATTCATAAATCCCATCAGAAGGGCACCAGGCAAGAGCATTAACCCTGATTCAAATGCAGTAAAACCTAACATATTTTGCATAAGCAATGGTAAAATAACTGATGCACCGATCATAGCAATAAATACAACCATACCAAGGGCTGTTGTTAAAGTGAAAATTGAATTTTTAAACACCCTAAATTCAAGTATTGGTTCATCAAGTTTCATCTGTCTCAAAATAAACCAGGTTAGTGCTACAGCACCAATTACCATGGAAACAATCACTTGCGTGCTTCCCCATCCGCTTCCTCCGGCGGTACTAAATCCGAACAAC
This Virgibacillus phasianinus DNA region includes the following protein-coding sequences:
- a CDS encoding 5-methyltetrahydropteroyltriglutamate--homocysteine S-methyltransferase, with protein sequence MVQSQQSEPKTNHVVAPFRGDHVGSLLRSDRIKWARIQKITGELTSDELRLIEDAEITRIVEKQKEVGLQAVTDGEFRRAWWHFDFLENLEGVEGYESDSGIQFHGTKTKAHAIKVTGKINFHNHPMLEHYKFLHNIAGSHTAKMTIPSPNMLYFRGDFENDLYDDQDLLLRDLTQAYQKAIQAFYDAGCRYLQLDDTSWSLFFSEHGHEQIRAKGQEPEQLQQFFAKLINTSIAKKPADMRITMHICRGNFKSTYAASGGYDAVSETLFDGLDVDGLFLEYDDERSGGFEPLRYVKRPDLQLVLGLVTSKFGELEDPELVKRRIDKAASFVNINQLCLSPQCGFASTEEGNILSEKEQWEKLRHVVTIANEVWK
- a CDS encoding multicopper oxidase family protein, whose translation is MKLTKFVDRLPIMDIIKPKRKNKKGSYYEVRMEEFKQKLHRDLRPTRLWGYNRQFPGPTFDVKQGEPIQVKWMNNLPSRHILPVDRSIHEVAQHPEVRTVTHLHGSETKSASDGYPEAWFTKDFKKVGPFFKREVYEYPNRQRATMLWYHDHSMGITRLNMYAGLAGAYIIRNEQEKLLKLPKGKYEIPLVIQDRSFNDDGSLSYPRQPADPADNLPNPSITPFFLGDKIIVNGKVWPYFEVEPRKYRFRILNASNTRAYQLYLDSNQPFYQIGSDGGLLKKTVKINKLTIEPAERVDVILDFSKYEGMKVILKNNLGPNADPEDETDEVMQFDVSLPMEERDDSNIPHNLSRIPSLKQNKIDAIRNLKLVGSTDKYNRPLLLLDNKKWMDPVTEKPNLGATEIWTLMNITGFTHPIHIHLIQFQILDRRPFDLDLYNKDGRIVYTGPSRPPEPNERGWKDTVPAPSAQITRVIAKFTPYTGDYVWHCHILEHEDYDMMRPLRVIDPNHTDDKE
- a CDS encoding NADP-dependent oxidoreductase, whose amino-acid sequence is MQQQIKLVKRPVGIPTEKDFEFAQVPIGEPVKGEVLVRTVYISVDPYLRGRMNDVKSYVPPFELNTVISSGVIGQVVESKSTRFEKNDIVTGMLGWQQYSVAGESEIRKVDATIAPASAYLSVLGLTGLTAYFGLLEIGQPKEGETVVVSGAAGAVGSMVGQLAKIKGTRVVGIAGSDEKVNYLINKLGFDAAINYKTENVKEALKKACPNGIDVYYENVGGEIGDAVLPLLNKFARIPVCGAISTYNNKEADIGLRVQSYLIKTSSLMKGFTVGDYSSRFQEGAEALAGWLQEGKLQYEETVTDGFEHTIDAFLDLFKGANIGKAVVKVAEIEK
- a CDS encoding MDR family MFS transporter, with translation MVENQAPPKPGDINFNKWPIMIVLISGAFVAILNQTLLATALPHIMADLNLDANVAQWLQSIFMLVNGIMIPITAFLIGRFTTRGLFITAMSVFAVGTIICSVAPTFSLLMVGRILQASGAGIIMPLMQTILFLIFPIEKRGTAMGMFGLVIAFAPAIGPTLSGWMVEQFPWRSLFYVILPIIIIDIIVAYFILKNVTKQTFPKLDILSIILSSLGFGGLLFGFSTAGGSGWGSTQVIVSMVIGAVALTWFILRQMKLDEPILEFRVFKNSIFTLTTALGMVVFIAMIGASVILPLLMQNMLGFTAFESGLMLLPGALLMGFMNPITGRLFDKFGARWLCIIGLSIVVITTFMFTNLTAETTFTYLAVVNAVRMFGIAMVMMPVTTAGLNQLPQDLIPHGTAMNNTMRQVAGAVGTALLVTVMTNNFDLNEGVKGMVHGVNVSFIVAGIFAIIGLVMSFFIKSSRPKMVKARQ